In Chitinibacter sp. SCUT-21, a single genomic region encodes these proteins:
- a CDS encoding serine hydrolase, protein MKKIIIAGSLLSAFAQAGELPVASPESQGFDSAKLANLVQVIEREGWAIDSVLLMRNGKVVLDSYFYPYAPNQLHDMRSVTKSVVSTLLGLSITQRKLSNLQQAVLPFYPARQRKEQDEDKKRLSLENLVDMRSGLQWNEWPYTEDSTIYQMYRSQDQHQFVIGLPLVTKPGAVFNYNGGNMNLLSGVVEKAWGEPMAQVASKALFAKLGITDFRWASDPQGHTIGESALYLKPHDMARLGQFWLDDGVIAQERLLPTGWTSQLLAEGLPAVLGMQYRRGFWISPNQQTFQAQGRHGQMIVVAPQQKIVLVVTGKMSERKKEWYDLYPLLTPSLSEGALPENPAAQAKLKAVTERIAQPKPDENTIKLGRQWLGKKWQLSDNPTGMTAFEITADPNDTGALLWRVDWQNKKSLWNRSSGTNHWRVGLDGAYRFQRDPSANGETLALRAKWLDPETLTLEAQYPTGGGVWEYQMQLSGDTLSVELNDNEAFATQFTGRIQAKGQ, encoded by the coding sequence ATGAAAAAAATCATCATCGCTGGATCTTTGCTATCGGCTTTTGCTCAGGCTGGCGAATTGCCAGTGGCCAGCCCCGAGTCGCAAGGCTTTGATTCGGCCAAGCTGGCTAATTTAGTGCAAGTGATCGAGCGCGAAGGCTGGGCGATTGATAGCGTGTTATTGATGCGCAATGGCAAAGTAGTGCTCGATAGCTATTTTTACCCCTACGCGCCCAATCAACTGCACGATATGCGCTCGGTCACCAAATCGGTGGTGTCTACATTGCTTGGCTTGAGTATTACGCAGCGCAAACTCAGCAATCTGCAGCAGGCCGTTCTGCCTTTCTATCCAGCCCGGCAGCGTAAAGAGCAAGATGAAGACAAAAAACGTTTATCACTTGAGAACTTGGTCGATATGCGATCAGGCCTGCAATGGAATGAATGGCCATACACCGAAGATTCAACCATTTATCAGATGTATCGCAGCCAAGATCAACACCAATTTGTGATCGGTTTACCGCTAGTTACCAAACCCGGTGCGGTGTTTAACTACAACGGCGGCAATATGAATTTGCTCTCTGGCGTGGTCGAAAAGGCATGGGGTGAGCCGATGGCGCAGGTAGCCAGCAAGGCCTTGTTCGCCAAGTTGGGTATTACCGATTTTCGTTGGGCCAGCGACCCACAAGGGCACACTATCGGTGAGTCGGCACTTTATTTAAAACCACACGACATGGCGCGGCTAGGGCAATTTTGGCTTGATGATGGTGTGATTGCCCAAGAGCGCCTGCTGCCTACTGGTTGGACTAGCCAGTTGCTTGCCGAAGGATTGCCCGCCGTACTGGGTATGCAATATCGGCGTGGGTTTTGGATTAGCCCGAATCAACAAACCTTCCAAGCGCAGGGCAGGCATGGGCAAATGATTGTTGTCGCGCCACAGCAAAAAATTGTGCTGGTGGTAACGGGAAAAATGAGCGAGCGAAAGAAGGAGTGGTACGATCTTTATCCCTTATTAACCCCTTCCTTGTCTGAAGGTGCTTTGCCCGAAAATCCTGCCGCGCAAGCCAAACTCAAGGCCGTAACCGAGCGCATTGCCCAGCCTAAACCAGATGAAAATACCATCAAACTAGGCCGTCAATGGCTAGGTAAAAAGTGGCAACTGAGTGACAACCCAACTGGCATGACTGCGTTCGAAATCACCGCCGATCCAAACGATACGGGCGCGCTGTTATGGCGAGTAGATTGGCAGAATAAAAAATCACTTTGGAATCGAAGCAGCGGAACCAATCATTGGCGTGTGGGCCTTGATGGAGCTTATCGTTTTCAGCGCGACCCAAGTGCGAATGGTGAAACCTTGGCCTTGCGCGCAAAGTGGCTAGACCCTGAAACCTTAACGCTAGAAGCACAATATCCAACGGGCGGTGGGGTGTGGGAATATCAAATGCAATTGAGCGGCGACACATTGTCTGTTGAATTAAATGACAACGAAGCATTTGCAACGCAATTTACTGGGCGCATTCAGGCAAAGGGGCAGTAA
- a CDS encoding DEAD/DEAH box helicase — protein sequence MIANAIENGELDLADWPLLAAFACYGTGLAQNRLFSIINDAQAPSEIHFTLEGLKAGMARLMLKRVIKSAAIQGFEIDPQWQWAVLVQLQHEGSLQTWLNITRKHQPVIQPWEAGSQRAWAQRALQAALSDDALECGQALFQMSSAGVSPDSLLRHPAHLLFQPAAKDLFHLASADTQSALLSDYFHFACRALLPASAQYHFAAAQFKERFAAASEIAEYLSWQAILRGDLGKIQTFHAYLEPQTQAEFAIVLSVLKGDYARSAKLGFDFVLALKKLSNKRKVGIAGHAGLFYSAALFSEPHNGEYHAALLTQFEVGDKSRYSSVYDVHLPWILQIAKSMPAPIQNYEIPPPSFGLDGLFELLLLYWQQQELDSEWQSALEERLEQWQQYAWAREELALLLDRAYETHHSTPNWHAERGIKPLIDIVKLEPVWQRALTALSQFNKTPAQAPAASIRLAWLVTAGRSGVLLEPREQKISAKGVWSKGRAVALKRLLQGDASLNYLSDADKKISRYITADYNFYGDSGYTLDGEAALPELINHPHVFWSDSPDVRIDIVAGEITLNLKETTGKISLKLDPEVIAGNTVLWRKETPTRLAVYRITPDITQIAGILGKGLTVPAEAKPQLVEAITAIAPHITIHSDLPELSAHIDSIAASPQIYAHLLPIESGLRLQFLVRPLPEAGWFTPGKGAANVLGELDGKTVQAQRDLRAEKQAHQQILNYCTALADAVHDDQTWQLDTPELCLELLSQLRALPEGQVELVWPEGERFRLKATRGMSQLRMGIKQQGDWFVVNGEIEIDGGKVLQLRQLLSLLDGAPGRFIQLGDNDYLALTDNLRRRLEELRALSDDSKDGLRVNLLASGALSELALEAGEVQADKAWQAHLAKLDTLAQHQPKVPSTLQATLRDYQLEGFQWLSRLAHWGVGACLADDMGLGKTVQTLALLLERAPNGPALVVAPTSVAINWQAEAAKFAPTLKIRNFQVNRNLSDLSPFDLVIVSYGLFQLEAENFATAHWHTVVLDEAQAIKNGQTRRSQAAMALQADFKMIATGTPMENHLGELWNLFRFINPALLGSQERFKKRFAQPIEDGQSDAKHAKLALKKLIAPFMLRRTKTQVLTELPARTEITHKVPLSSEEMHLYEALRQQAVEKLDAMKPQEGNKPLQVLTEITKLRRFCCNPRLVMPESQMAGSKLIAFAEIAEELLDNNHKALVFSQFVDHLAIVRDWLDSKQISYQYLDGSTSIKQRQKAVNDFQAGIGDIFLISLKAGGSGLNLTAADYVIHLDPWWNPAVEDQASDRAHRMGQQRPVTIYRLVAEGTIEEQIVALHHDKRDLADSLLEGGEASGKLDSEALLGLLKNTR from the coding sequence ATGATCGCCAACGCCATCGAGAACGGCGAGCTCGACCTCGCCGACTGGCCTTTGCTCGCCGCTTTTGCCTGCTATGGCACGGGTTTGGCGCAAAACCGCTTGTTTAGCATTATCAATGACGCGCAAGCGCCGTCCGAGATTCACTTTACGCTGGAAGGCCTGAAAGCCGGTATGGCGCGGCTGATGCTCAAGCGCGTGATCAAATCGGCTGCGATTCAAGGCTTTGAGATCGACCCGCAATGGCAATGGGCGGTACTGGTGCAGTTGCAACACGAGGGCAGCCTGCAAACTTGGCTTAATATCACGCGCAAACATCAGCCCGTGATACAGCCGTGGGAAGCGGGCAGCCAGCGCGCTTGGGCGCAACGCGCGCTGCAAGCGGCATTAAGTGACGACGCGCTCGAATGCGGGCAAGCGCTATTTCAAATGAGCAGCGCGGGCGTTAGCCCCGATTCGCTACTGCGCCACCCTGCCCACCTTCTGTTTCAGCCTGCCGCCAAAGATCTATTTCACCTCGCGAGCGCCGACACGCAAAGCGCGCTGCTGAGCGATTATTTTCATTTCGCCTGCCGTGCGCTGCTACCAGCCAGCGCGCAATATCACTTTGCTGCTGCGCAATTTAAAGAGCGCTTCGCTGCGGCTAGCGAGATTGCCGAATATTTAAGCTGGCAAGCGATTTTGCGTGGTGATTTGGGCAAGATTCAAACTTTTCATGCGTATTTAGAGCCACAAACGCAAGCTGAATTTGCCATCGTTTTATCCGTGCTCAAAGGCGATTACGCGCGCAGCGCAAAATTGGGCTTTGATTTTGTACTGGCGCTCAAAAAGCTCAGCAATAAGCGCAAGGTCGGTATCGCTGGGCACGCTGGCCTGTTTTACAGCGCTGCGCTGTTTAGCGAGCCGCATAATGGCGAATACCACGCCGCGCTGCTTACGCAGTTTGAAGTCGGCGATAAATCGCGTTATTCCAGCGTTTACGATGTGCATTTACCGTGGATTCTGCAAATTGCCAAATCCATGCCTGCACCGATCCAAAATTATGAAATCCCGCCGCCGTCATTTGGCCTCGATGGATTGTTTGAATTACTGCTGCTGTACTGGCAACAACAGGAATTGGACTCGGAGTGGCAATCTGCACTAGAGGAACGGCTAGAACAATGGCAGCAATACGCGTGGGCACGCGAAGAATTGGCGCTGCTGCTTGATCGCGCGTACGAAACGCATCACTCAACACCGAATTGGCACGCCGAGCGCGGTATTAAGCCGCTAATCGATATCGTCAAGCTCGAACCCGTCTGGCAGCGCGCACTGACCGCCTTGAGCCAATTTAATAAAACGCCAGCGCAAGCCCCTGCCGCCAGCATTCGTCTGGCATGGCTAGTCACTGCGGGCCGCAGCGGCGTGTTACTCGAGCCGCGCGAGCAAAAGATCAGCGCAAAAGGCGTTTGGAGCAAAGGCCGTGCAGTTGCGCTAAAACGTCTGTTACAAGGCGATGCTAGCCTTAATTACTTATCTGATGCGGATAAAAAAATCAGCAGGTATATCACTGCAGATTATAATTTCTATGGCGACTCAGGCTATACCCTTGATGGCGAAGCCGCACTACCCGAGCTCATCAATCACCCGCATGTTTTTTGGAGCGACTCGCCCGATGTGCGTATTGATATAGTCGCCGGCGAAATCACGCTCAATTTAAAAGAGACCACCGGCAAAATCTCGCTCAAGCTCGACCCTGAAGTCATTGCTGGAAATACGGTGCTGTGGCGCAAAGAAACGCCGACGCGCCTTGCCGTATACCGCATCACGCCCGATATCACGCAAATCGCGGGCATTTTGGGCAAGGGGCTGACCGTTCCCGCCGAAGCCAAACCGCAGTTGGTGGAGGCGATTACCGCAATTGCGCCGCATATTACGATTCATTCCGACCTGCCCGAGCTATCCGCTCACATCGACAGCATCGCCGCCAGCCCACAGATTTACGCGCATTTATTGCCGATTGAAAGCGGCTTGCGGCTACAGTTCTTGGTCCGCCCGCTGCCCGAAGCGGGCTGGTTTACGCCGGGCAAAGGCGCGGCCAATGTGCTGGGCGAGCTGGATGGTAAAACGGTACAAGCGCAGCGCGATTTACGCGCGGAAAAACAAGCGCACCAACAGATTTTGAACTACTGCACCGCGCTGGCCGATGCGGTGCACGACGATCAAACTTGGCAGCTCGATACGCCAGAATTGTGTTTGGAATTACTCAGCCAATTGCGCGCCCTGCCTGAAGGACAAGTTGAACTGGTTTGGCCCGAAGGCGAGCGCTTTAGACTGAAAGCCACGCGCGGCATGAGCCAGCTACGCATGGGGATTAAGCAGCAGGGCGATTGGTTTGTTGTTAACGGTGAAATTGAGATCGACGGCGGCAAAGTGCTGCAATTGCGCCAACTACTGTCGCTACTCGACGGTGCGCCGGGGCGTTTTATTCAATTGGGCGACAACGATTATTTGGCGCTTACCGATAATCTACGCCGCCGTTTGGAAGAACTGCGCGCCTTATCGGATGACAGCAAAGACGGCTTGCGAGTCAACCTGCTCGCCAGCGGCGCGCTATCTGAACTCGCGTTAGAGGCCGGTGAAGTTCAGGCCGATAAAGCCTGGCAAGCGCATCTGGCCAAGCTCGACACCCTAGCGCAGCACCAGCCTAAAGTACCATCGACCTTGCAAGCGACGCTGCGCGATTATCAGCTCGAAGGTTTTCAATGGCTATCTCGCTTGGCGCACTGGGGCGTAGGCGCATGTTTGGCCGACGATATGGGCTTGGGCAAAACGGTACAAACGCTGGCGCTATTGCTTGAACGCGCGCCCAACGGCCCCGCGCTGGTCGTTGCGCCGACGTCGGTAGCGATTAACTGGCAAGCCGAAGCAGCGAAATTTGCGCCAACGCTAAAAATTCGCAATTTTCAGGTCAATCGCAATTTAAGTGACTTGTCACCTTTCGATCTTGTTATTGTGAGCTACGGCCTGTTCCAACTGGAAGCCGAAAACTTCGCCACAGCGCATTGGCACACCGTGGTGCTCGATGAAGCGCAGGCGATTAAAAACGGCCAAACTCGCCGCAGCCAAGCTGCGATGGCCTTGCAGGCCGACTTTAAAATGATCGCCACCGGCACGCCGATGGAAAACCATCTGGGCGAATTGTGGAATCTGTTCCGCTTTATCAACCCCGCACTACTGGGCTCGCAAGAACGGTTTAAAAAGCGCTTTGCGCAACCGATTGAAGACGGGCAAAGCGACGCGAAACACGCCAAACTGGCGCTCAAAAAACTGATCGCGCCGTTTATGCTGCGCCGAACCAAAACGCAGGTACTGACCGAGCTACCCGCGCGCACCGAAATCACGCATAAAGTGCCGCTATCGAGCGAAGAAATGCATTTGTACGAGGCGCTACGCCAGCAAGCGGTGGAAAAACTCGACGCGATGAAGCCACAGGAAGGCAATAAACCGCTGCAAGTGCTAACCGAAATCACCAAATTGCGCCGCTTTTGCTGTAACCCTAGATTGGTGATGCCCGAGAGCCAAATGGCGGGCAGCAAGCTGATCGCCTTTGCCGAAATCGCCGAAGAATTGCTCGATAACAACCATAAAGCCTTGGTGTTTAGCCAGTTTGTTGACCATCTGGCGATCGTGCGCGACTGGCTGGATAGTAAACAGATCAGTTACCAATATCTGGATGGCAGCACCAGCATTAAGCAACGGCAAAAAGCGGTGAACGATTTTCAGGCCGGTATTGGCGATATTTTCCTGATTAGCCTGAAAGCCGGCGGGTCAGGGCTCAACCTCACCGCCGCGGACTATGTGATCCACCTCGATCCATGGTGGAACCCCGCGGTCGAAGATCAAGCGTCGGACCGTGCACACCGCATGGGTCAGCAAAGACCGGTGACGATTTACCGACTGGTGGCGGAAGGCACGATTGAAGAGCAAATCGTTGCGCTGCACCACGATAAACGCGATCTGGCCGATTCATTGCTCGAGGGAGGCGAGGCCAGCGGCAAACTGGATTCAGAAGCGCTACTGGGCTTACTGAAAAATACCCGCTAA
- the mfd gene encoding transcription-repair coupling factor: MTLPALPRASSNPERLQLATPHGSGDARLLAEYVGEAKLLIVLTANAQEAARIKDEMAFFLPEKSIVQLPDWETLPYDHFSPHSDLISERLAALWQVRQGAADVLVVPLQTAMGVFPPVEFITGTTFFLKKGEKLDAEKLRADMAFAGYNHVTQVYGPGEFSIRGGLIDLFPMGSTLPFRIDLFDSEIETIRTFDVDTQRSLYPVPEIRLLPAREFPTDDAGKTKFRQRFREVFEGAPTNARLYKDISNGIIPAGVEYYLPLFFDATATLFDYLPNDGVLALHGDLTSAAEQYWQDIAERHKLNIGDKDRPLLPPRDLFVAPDLLFGHIKKYRRLELTAGETSITQPLPALDVDRRSENPITKLTDFAAHYPGRLLLVAESLGRRETMSQFFAEYGFKPELVEDWATAKTNKAKIQLIAAPIFRGFVWQSESLAVITEADLYPAVIQSRGKKQQKRSNTDAMLRDLSELKIGDPVVHEAHGIGLYMGLTSMDLGDGNTELLLIEYAGGDKLYVPVSQLHVISRYSGGSTENVNVHKLGSGAWEKAKRKAAEQVRDTAAELLNLYARRAARQGHAFEWSHHDYQAFAAGFGFEETADQAAAIEAVLVDMRTTQPMDRLVCGDVGFGKTEVALRAAFCAVAGGKQVAVLVPTTLLAEQHYQNFADRFADWPIKVAELSRFRSGKETTAAMKGLADGTIDIVIGTHKLVQPDVEFAKLGLVIIDEEHRFGVRQKEQLKALRANVDVLTLTATPIPRTLAMSLEGLRDFSVIATAPNKRLAVKTFVAKFSDGIIREAVLRELKRGGQVFFLHNEVDTIENMREKLALLLPEARIGVAHGQMRPSDLEHVMRDFNQMRFNVLLCTTIIETGIDIPNANTIIMNRADKFGLAQLHQMRGRVGRSHHQAYAYLLVPDVDGITKDAKKRLEAIQMMEELGSGFYLAMHDLEIRGAGEVLGDSQSGEMQEIGFALYSQMLKQAVKALKAGKEPDLSQPLGVTTEINLHAPALLPDDYCPDVNERLSLYKRLASVENNDELGDIHQEMIDRFGLLPDAAKVLLDCHRLRMLAGPLGISKIDAADNAIIIHFLPKTTVDPMKIISLIQSKKNYKLAGQDKLRVEGNWPESVLRAVRVKELLNELH, encoded by the coding sequence ATGACGCTGCCTGCTCTACCTCGTGCCTCTAGCAACCCAGAACGCCTTCAGCTCGCCACGCCACACGGCTCGGGCGACGCGCGACTCCTTGCCGAATACGTGGGCGAGGCTAAATTACTGATCGTGCTAACGGCCAACGCGCAAGAAGCGGCTCGCATTAAAGATGAAATGGCGTTTTTCCTGCCCGAGAAAAGCATCGTCCAGCTCCCCGATTGGGAAACACTGCCCTACGATCATTTCTCGCCGCACTCCGACCTGATTAGCGAACGTCTTGCCGCGCTCTGGCAAGTACGCCAAGGCGCAGCCGATGTGTTGGTTGTGCCGCTTCAAACCGCAATGGGCGTTTTTCCGCCGGTTGAATTTATTACTGGCACGACTTTTTTCCTTAAAAAAGGCGAAAAGCTCGACGCAGAAAAACTGCGCGCCGATATGGCGTTTGCCGGTTACAACCACGTCACGCAAGTGTATGGTCCGGGCGAATTTTCGATTCGCGGCGGTTTGATCGATTTATTCCCTATGGGCAGCACGCTGCCGTTTCGGATTGATTTATTCGATAGCGAAATCGAAACAATCCGCACTTTCGACGTCGATACGCAGCGCAGCCTCTACCCCGTGCCCGAAATTCGCCTGCTGCCAGCGCGAGAATTCCCGACCGATGACGCGGGCAAAACCAAATTTCGCCAGCGCTTTCGCGAGGTGTTTGAAGGTGCGCCAACGAATGCGCGCCTCTACAAAGACATTAGCAATGGCATTATTCCGGCGGGGGTTGAATACTATCTGCCACTTTTTTTCGACGCGACGGCAACGCTATTCGATTACTTACCTAACGACGGGGTATTGGCGCTTCACGGTGATCTAACCTCGGCTGCAGAGCAATACTGGCAAGATATTGCCGAGCGCCATAAGCTCAATATTGGCGACAAAGACCGCCCACTCTTACCACCGCGCGATTTGTTTGTTGCGCCAGACCTTTTGTTTGGCCACATCAAAAAATACCGCCGCCTAGAGTTAACCGCAGGCGAAACCAGCATCACCCAACCGCTGCCCGCGCTCGACGTGGATCGCCGCAGCGAAAATCCAATTACCAAACTGACCGATTTCGCCGCGCACTACCCAGGCCGTTTGCTGCTGGTTGCCGAAAGCTTGGGCCGCCGCGAAACGATGTCGCAGTTTTTTGCTGAATACGGCTTTAAACCGGAATTAGTGGAAGATTGGGCGACAGCCAAAACTAACAAAGCCAAAATCCAGCTAATCGCAGCACCGATTTTCCGTGGCTTTGTGTGGCAGTCTGAATCATTGGCGGTGATTACCGAGGCCGACCTCTACCCTGCCGTCATTCAATCGCGCGGTAAAAAGCAGCAAAAACGCAGCAATACCGATGCGATGCTGCGCGATTTGTCCGAGCTCAAAATTGGCGACCCCGTCGTGCACGAAGCGCACGGCATTGGCCTGTATATGGGCCTGACGTCGATGGATTTGGGCGATGGCAATACCGAATTACTGCTGATCGAATACGCTGGCGGCGATAAATTGTACGTGCCAGTCAGCCAATTGCACGTTATTTCGCGCTATTCAGGCGGCTCGACTGAAAACGTCAATGTCCACAAGCTCGGCTCTGGCGCTTGGGAAAAGGCCAAGCGCAAAGCCGCCGAACAAGTGCGCGACACCGCCGCTGAATTGCTGAACCTGTACGCGCGCCGCGCCGCGCGCCAAGGCCATGCGTTTGAATGGAGCCATCACGATTACCAAGCCTTTGCCGCCGGCTTTGGCTTTGAAGAAACCGCCGATCAAGCCGCGGCGATTGAAGCTGTATTGGTCGATATGCGCACCACACAGCCAATGGATCGTTTGGTCTGTGGCGACGTAGGTTTTGGTAAAACCGAAGTTGCGCTGCGCGCGGCGTTCTGTGCGGTTGCAGGCGGCAAACAGGTTGCTGTGTTAGTACCAACCACGCTATTGGCCGAGCAGCATTATCAAAACTTTGCCGATCGTTTTGCCGACTGGCCGATTAAAGTCGCCGAACTCTCCCGTTTCCGTTCTGGCAAAGAAACCACAGCGGCGATGAAAGGTTTGGCCGATGGCACGATTGATATTGTGATTGGCACGCATAAACTGGTTCAGCCCGACGTTGAGTTTGCCAAACTCGGATTGGTGATCATCGACGAAGAACACCGCTTTGGCGTACGCCAGAAAGAGCAGCTGAAAGCACTGCGCGCCAATGTTGACGTATTGACGCTCACCGCTACGCCGATCCCGCGTACGCTGGCGATGAGCTTGGAAGGCTTGCGCGACTTTTCAGTCATTGCCACTGCACCGAATAAACGACTGGCAGTAAAAACCTTTGTCGCGAAGTTTTCTGACGGCATTATCCGCGAAGCGGTGCTGCGCGAATTGAAACGCGGCGGGCAGGTTTTCTTTTTGCACAATGAAGTCGACACCATCGAAAACATGCGCGAAAAATTGGCGCTACTGTTACCCGAAGCGCGTATCGGCGTCGCGCACGGCCAGATGCGCCCGTCCGACCTTGAGCATGTGATGCGCGATTTTAATCAGATGCGCTTTAATGTGCTGTTGTGTACGACGATTATCGAAACTGGTATCGACATCCCGAATGCCAACACCATCATCATGAACCGCGCCGATAAATTCGGCTTGGCGCAGTTGCACCAAATGCGCGGCCGTGTTGGCCGTAGCCACCACCAAGCCTACGCCTACCTGCTCGTCCCCGACGTGGATGGCATCACCAAGGACGCGAAAAAACGTCTGGAAGCGATTCAAATGATGGAAGAGCTCGGCTCTGGCTTCTACTTGGCGATGCACGACTTGGAAATTCGTGGCGCGGGTGAAGTGCTGGGCGACTCGCAATCGGGCGAAATGCAGGAAATTGGCTTCGCGCTGTATTCACAAATGCTCAAGCAAGCGGTGAAAGCGCTAAAAGCGGGCAAAGAGCCCGATTTGTCACAGCCTTTGGGCGTTACAACAGAAATCAATCTGCACGCGCCCGCCTTGCTGCCGGATGATTACTGCCCCGATGTGAACGAGCGCTTGTCGCTGTATAAACGCCTCGCCAGCGTCGAAAACAACGATGAATTGGGTGACATTCATCAAGAAATGATCGATCGCTTTGGCCTATTGCCCGACGCCGCCAAAGTGCTACTCGACTGCCATCGCCTGCGCATGCTGGCGGGGCCGCTCGGCATTAGCAAAATTGACGCTGCGGACAATGCGATTATTATTCATTTCTTGCCCAAAACCACGGTCGACCCGATGAAGATCATCTCGCTGATCCAGAGCAAGAAAAACTACAAACTGGCGGGCCAAGATAAATTGCGCGTTGAAGGTAATTGGCCAGAGAGCGTATTGCGTGCAGTGCGCGTGAAAGAATTGCTGAACGAGTTGCACTAA
- the tyrS gene encoding tyrosine--tRNA ligase, giving the protein MSSTSLKQANLLDELQARGLIAQCTDHAALNELLAKESVTLYCGFDPTADSLHIGSLVPILVLKRFQQFGHKPIALVGGATGMIGDPSFKATERKLNTPDVIATWVDKIRAQVSPFLSFEGENGAIMSNNYDWFGGMGALEFLRDIGKYFSVNQMIKKEAVQQRIAREDQGISYTEFSYSLLQGYDFTELNKRYACKLQIGGSDQWGNITAGTDLTRRLNQEQVFGLTLPLVTKADGTKFGKTESGTIWLDAKKTSPYAFYQFWLNTADADVYKFLKYFSFLSVAEIDAIEEADKTSGKKPEAQRILAEQVTATVHGAAAVEAAQRISQNLFSDSLAALTQNDFEQLAQDGMPSVQLPSSDNQLIATLVAAGLAKSNSEARTFIQSGAVIVNGAKVDALDFTFGDAERLFGQYTLIRRGKKNYALVCWK; this is encoded by the coding sequence ATGTCGTCTACCAGTCTCAAGCAAGCCAATCTGCTCGATGAGTTACAAGCGCGTGGTTTGATCGCACAATGCACCGATCACGCTGCCCTGAATGAACTTTTGGCCAAAGAGTCTGTGACATTGTATTGTGGCTTTGACCCGACCGCAGATAGCTTACATATTGGTTCTTTGGTGCCGATTTTGGTGCTGAAACGCTTTCAGCAATTTGGTCACAAACCAATCGCCTTGGTGGGCGGCGCCACCGGTATGATTGGCGACCCTAGCTTTAAAGCGACTGAGCGCAAACTCAATACGCCTGATGTGATTGCCACTTGGGTTGATAAAATCCGCGCGCAAGTTTCACCTTTTTTAAGCTTTGAAGGCGAGAATGGCGCGATTATGTCGAACAACTACGACTGGTTTGGCGGGATGGGCGCGTTGGAATTTTTGCGCGATATCGGCAAGTATTTCTCAGTCAACCAAATGATCAAAAAAGAAGCGGTGCAGCAACGTATCGCACGTGAAGATCAGGGTATTTCGTACACCGAATTCTCTTACAGCTTGCTGCAAGGCTACGACTTTACCGAATTGAACAAACGCTACGCGTGTAAGTTGCAAATCGGGGGCTCGGATCAGTGGGGCAATATTACGGCGGGTACCGATTTAACGCGCCGTTTGAACCAAGAACAAGTATTCGGTCTGACATTGCCGCTGGTGACCAAGGCCGACGGCACTAAATTTGGTAAAACTGAGTCTGGCACGATCTGGCTCGATGCGAAAAAAACTTCGCCTTACGCGTTCTACCAATTCTGGCTCAATACCGCTGATGCGGACGTGTACAAATTTTTGAAGTACTTCAGTTTCTTGTCGGTCGCGGAAATCGATGCGATTGAAGAAGCGGATAAAACCAGCGGAAAAAAACCTGAAGCGCAGCGTATTTTGGCTGAGCAAGTGACCGCGACTGTGCACGGTGCCGCGGCAGTTGAAGCTGCACAGCGCATTAGCCAAAACTTGTTTAGCGATAGTTTGGCGGCTTTAACGCAAAATGACTTCGAGCAATTGGCGCAAGACGGTATGCCAAGCGTGCAATTGCCAAGCTCAGATAATCAATTGATTGCGACCTTGGTGGCGGCTGGTTTAGCAAAATCAAACTCTGAAGCGCGCACCTTTATTCAAAGCGGCGCGGTGATTGTGAATGGTGCGAAAGTAGATGCGCTTGATTTTACGTTTGGCGATGCAGAACGTTTGTTTGGCCAATACACTTTGATTCGCCGAGGCAAGAAAAATTACGCTTTGGTGTGTTGGAAATAA